One Carassius carassius chromosome 20, fCarCar2.1, whole genome shotgun sequence DNA segment encodes these proteins:
- the LOC132096904 gene encoding gastrula zinc finger protein XlCGF57.1-like: protein MEFVKEKREDISGEEDTCGEEEEEYKQRGLMEVKEERQEINEVEEKDQQEEPQQFINAKQSCSCSQNDNNQSQETSQRTEAKNLFTCSQCGKSFTRKGHLRIHTIIHTGERPYTCPQCSKSFTCKGSLKDHFKIHSGEKPFTCPQCGWSFARQEDLKRHIRIHTGEKPFPCSQCGKSFTSSGDLKRHLRIHSGEKPFSCPQCTKSFRQKEGLKEHMKIHSGEKLFTCMLCGKSFTHQRSLKRHMKVHSGEKLHQCPECGRRFSEACNLKTHLLSHTGERPFHCQRCDKRFFLAVHLKTHMRIHEDERRYVCSFCGKSFLWLNGFKDHQKTHMGEKPYECLDCGSTFTRAGELKVHERVHTGEKPYKCSHCEKSFTQSGALKIHERVHTGEKPYLCPSCGKTFSRYGNLGKHLKKACPKLRQ, encoded by the coding sequence GCCTGATGGAAGTGAAAGAGGAACGTCAAGAGATAAATGAAGTGGAGGAGAAAGATCAGCAGGAGGAACCTCAGCAGTTCATAAATGCAAAACAGTCTTGTAGTTGTTCACAGAACGATAATAATCAATCACAAGAAACATCTCAAAGAACAGAAGCCAAAAACCTGTTcacctgctctcagtgtggaaagagtttcacacgtAAGGGACACCTGAGGATCCACACGATCATCCACACAGGTGAGAGACCATACACCTGTCCTCAGTGCTCCAAGAGCTTCACCTGCAAAGGAAGCCTAAAGGATCACTTCAAGATCCACTCTGGGGAAAAGCCTTTTACCTGTCCTCAGTGCGGATGGAGTTTTGCACGTCAAGAAGATCTTAAGAGGCACATAaggattcacaccggagagaaaccattcccatgctctcagtgtggaaaaagCTTCACTAGTTCAGGAGATCTGAAGAGACACTTAAGAATTCACTCCGGAGAGAAGCCTTTCTCCTGTCCTCAGTGCACAAAGAGCTTCAGGCAGAAGGAAGGACTGAAGGAACACATGAAAATACACTCTGGAGAGAAACTTTTCACATGCATGttgtgcgggaagagtttcacacatCAGCGGAGCTTAAAAAGACACATGAAGGTCCATTCAGGAGAGAAGTTACACCAGTGTCCTGAATGCGGCAGGAGGTTTTCAGAGGCCTGCAATCTCAAAACTCACCTGCTCTCTCACACCGGAGAAAGACCCTTTCACTGTCAGCGCTGCGACAAGAGGTTTTTCCTGGCCGTGCACCTCAAAACACACATGAGGATCCACGAGGACGAGCGGCGATACGTGTGTTCATTCTGCGGGAAGAGCTTTCTGTGGCTTAATGGGTTTAAAGACCATCAGAAAACTCATATGGGCGAGAAACCCTACGAGTGTCTGGACTGTGGAAGTACTTTCACTAGAGCCGGTGAACTGAAAGTGCATGAACgggtccacactggagagaaaccctaCAAGTGTTCCCACTGTGAGAAGAGCTTCACTCAGTCAGGAGCGCTAAAAATTCATGAGAGggttcacaccggagagaaaccgtACCTCTGTCCTTCCTGCGGGAAGACGTTCAGCCGATATGGAAATCTAGGGAAGCATTTAAAAAAGGCTTGTCCAAAGCTGAGACAGTGA